The following are from one region of the [Limnothrix rosea] IAM M-220 genome:
- a CDS encoding CobW family GTP-binding protein produces MPNQGMPVTIVTGFLGSGKTTLLNHILQNQQGLKIAVLVNEFGSINIDSQLLIAADKDMMQLSNGCICCSMNDGLIETIYDILEREETIDYLVVETSGVADPLPLALTFIGTELKHFTRLDSILTVVDAEMFSPEFLNSEAALNQVAYGDIILLNKVDLVSLEQVKAAESHIHQVKEGARILHCSHGVVPLHMILDVGLTSPAQQDGWQQLLESPAQGQLGGVSTHLKNDGFDSLSFTSDRPFDVNKFQHFLTEQLPDNIYRAKGLLWFQWETERFIFQLSGKRYTLNQDQWPTKPSNQLVLIGRNLDKLMLMQHLNNCLSRR; encoded by the coding sequence GATTGTGACTGGGTTTCTCGGTAGCGGCAAAACCACATTACTCAATCACATCTTGCAAAATCAGCAAGGTTTAAAGATTGCAGTGCTCGTCAATGAATTTGGCAGTATCAATATCGATAGCCAGCTGCTAATTGCGGCAGATAAAGACATGATGCAGCTTAGCAATGGTTGTATCTGTTGCAGCATGAATGATGGCTTAATTGAGACAATCTATGACATTTTAGAGCGGGAAGAAACTATTGATTATCTAGTGGTAGAAACCAGTGGTGTTGCAGATCCTTTGCCCTTAGCCTTGACTTTTATTGGCACTGAGCTCAAACATTTTACGCGGCTAGATTCGATTTTGACGGTGGTTGATGCCGAAATGTTTTCTCCAGAATTTCTGAATAGTGAGGCGGCTCTCAATCAAGTGGCCTATGGCGATATTATTTTGCTCAACAAAGTTGATCTTGTCTCACTAGAGCAGGTTAAGGCTGCTGAATCTCATATTCACCAAGTGAAAGAGGGCGCAAGGATATTGCACTGTAGCCATGGTGTGGTTCCCCTCCATATGATTTTGGATGTGGGACTTACTTCTCCGGCTCAGCAGGATGGGTGGCAACAGCTGCTGGAGTCACCAGCTCAGGGGCAACTGGGGGGAGTCTCTACTCATTTAAAGAATGATGGTTTTGATTCTTTATCTTTTACGAGCGATCGCCCCTTTGATGTGAATAAATTCCAACACTTTTTAACGGAACAATTACCGGACAATATCTACCGGGCGAAGGGGTTGCTGTGGTTCCAGTGGGAAACTGAACGATTTATTTTCCAGCTCAGTGGCAAACGTTATACCCTCAATCAAGATCAATGGCCAACTAAACCATCGAATCAATTAGTTTTGATTGGACGAAATCTAGATAAGCTAATGTTGATGCAACACCTCAATAATTGTTTAAGCCGCAGGTAA
- a CDS encoding carbonic anhydrase, with protein sequence MKKLIRGLDKYKQSYVASHVDLFEQLKHGQKPRVLFICCSDSRVDPGLITQTDIGELFVIRNAGNIIPPFGAANGGEGGTIEYALEGLDIRQIIVCGHSHCGAMKGLLKLNKLQSSMPLVFDWLKQAEATRRLVQDTYPHCHGDELVETLVAENVLVQIDNLKTYPVVRSRMHQGKLKIYGWIYNIENGEVLAYDENRHAYTKPDYSLIDESPLEDHEPIEGCPLPNTISAESVETWYGNSDTFSVSGG encoded by the coding sequence GTGAAAAAACTCATTCGCGGATTAGATAAATACAAACAGAGCTACGTCGCTAGCCACGTTGACCTTTTTGAACAACTAAAGCATGGTCAAAAACCTCGCGTCCTCTTTATCTGTTGTTCAGACTCCCGTGTTGATCCCGGCCTAATCACCCAAACAGATATTGGTGAGCTTTTCGTCATTCGTAATGCAGGCAATATTATTCCCCCCTTTGGAGCCGCAAACGGTGGCGAAGGTGGCACCATTGAATACGCCCTAGAAGGCTTAGATATCCGTCAAATTATTGTGTGCGGTCACTCCCACTGTGGCGCAATGAAAGGCCTACTGAAACTTAACAAGCTGCAAAGTAGTATGCCCCTCGTCTTTGACTGGCTAAAGCAGGCAGAAGCGACCCGCCGCCTTGTGCAAGATACCTATCCCCATTGTCATGGTGATGAGTTGGTGGAGACCCTTGTTGCCGAGAACGTTCTTGTGCAAATCGATAATCTCAAGACTTACCCCGTTGTTCGCTCCCGGATGCACCAGGGTAAATTAAAAATTTACGGTTGGATCTACAATATCGAAAATGGCGAAGTGCTGGCCTATGACGAAAATAGACATGCCTACACCAAGCCGGATTATAGTCTCATTGATGAGAGCCCCCTAGAAGACCATGAACCCATTGAAGGTTGTCCGCTACCGAATACGATTTCTGCTGAAAGTGTAGAGACTTGGTATGGCAATAGCGATACTTTTTCGGTTAGTGGTGGCTAA
- a CDS encoding HAD family hydrolase: MTITDFFHKATASLGMPQPIGRRRLNLTLFCDFDGPLVDVSERYYGTYKKALQHTHRIYAQQGQSLPVRLLTKGQFWKMKRRRVSDIEIAMRSGLQEEEITFFLGYVQEIVNGTDLLHLDAMQNGINWSLGLLHAAGVKLVLVTLREEQQVHRMLDGYGLKRLFSGIYGSDDRHTAYQNNIDVKTALLTEAIAEQGQLSDDWLMVGDTEADIVAAQRSNIPAIALTCGIRDEQYLKSYSPDHICSNLLATAHFLMDRYDHKPKSCTQNLNYCLSNALT; this comes from the coding sequence ATGACCATCACTGATTTCTTTCACAAAGCCACGGCTTCACTCGGTATGCCCCAGCCCATTGGTCGTAGACGTCTTAATTTGACTTTATTTTGTGATTTTGACGGTCCTCTAGTCGATGTGTCGGAGCGGTATTATGGCACTTACAAGAAAGCTCTACAACACACTCATAGAATTTATGCTCAACAGGGTCAGTCTCTCCCGGTTCGACTTTTAACGAAGGGTCAATTTTGGAAAATGAAACGCCGCCGTGTGAGTGATATTGAGATTGCCATGCGATCTGGATTGCAGGAAGAGGAGATTACTTTTTTTCTGGGCTATGTGCAAGAAATTGTTAATGGTACTGATTTGTTGCATTTAGACGCGATGCAAAATGGGATTAATTGGTCGCTTGGGTTGCTCCATGCTGCTGGGGTAAAGCTGGTGTTGGTGACGCTCCGCGAAGAGCAGCAAGTCCATAGGATGTTAGATGGCTATGGTCTTAAACGTTTGTTTAGTGGTATCTATGGCAGCGATGATCGCCATACTGCCTACCAAAATAATATTGATGTCAAAACAGCTCTTCTCACAGAAGCGATCGCCGAGCAGGGTCAACTCAGTGATGATTGGTTAATGGTGGGTGATACGGAGGCGGATATTGTGGCGGCGCAACGGTCTAATATTCCGGCGATCGCCCTTACCTGCGGCATTCGTGACGAACAGTATCTCAAATCCTATAGCCCAGACCACATCTGCTCTAACCTCTTGGCAACGGCTCATTTCCTCATGGATCGATATGACCATAAACCGAAAAGCTGCACTCAAAATTTAAATTATTGCCTATCCAATGCCCTCACCTGA
- the mreD gene encoding rod shape-determining protein MreD: MSKKKFSKPVNPWLNGIIIFGSLLVCSLLLLVRTPGMTILGFSPQWLLMWLVAWSIKRNVSIAVLVAIAVGFLHDSLMVSAVPSHIPGFVIVAWLTASWRQQRYLQEDFISLALIVFMMTLVAETVMAIQYLLFGLQSLENIWLDYQQIALASAVLSSLWAPLVCTPLVRWWDQVRALDRQ, encoded by the coding sequence ATGTCGAAGAAGAAGTTTTCTAAACCTGTTAATCCATGGCTCAATGGGATTATTATTTTTGGGTCGCTGCTGGTGTGCTCTTTGTTGTTATTAGTACGGACACCGGGTATGACGATTTTGGGGTTTAGCCCCCAGTGGCTGCTAATGTGGCTTGTGGCTTGGAGCATTAAGCGCAATGTTTCTATTGCGGTCTTGGTGGCGATCGCTGTCGGCTTTCTCCACGATAGTTTGATGGTTAGTGCCGTTCCTAGTCATATTCCCGGTTTTGTGATTGTGGCGTGGCTCACCGCCAGTTGGCGACAGCAAAGATATCTGCAAGAGGACTTTATTTCCCTAGCCCTCATTGTTTTTATGATGACCCTAGTGGCTGAAACCGTGATGGCAATACAATATTTACTGTTTGGCCTACAGTCCTTAGAAAATATTTGGCTGGATTACCAACAAATCGCTTTAGCTTCTGCTGTCCTGAGTAGTCTCTGGGCACCTTTGGTTTGTACTCCCCTCGTCCGCTGGTGGGATCAGGTGAGGGCATTGGATAGGCAATAA